One window from the genome of Pantoea cypripedii encodes:
- a CDS encoding MFS transporter, whose translation MKSLLTRQRRLNPVYLAFMAVSFMTGVAGALQAPTLSLFLTREVQVRPFWVGLFFTVNAIAGIVISLLVAKRSDSHGDRRKLILFCCLMAVANSVLFAFSRHYLTLITLGVLLSALASVAVPQIFALAREYADHSAREVVMFSSVMRAQLSLAWVIGPPLSFALALNYGFITLFSVAAVIFLLSTVLIWRTLPSVPRVAASPEQVLTQLSPWKDSQVRLLFIASVIMWTCNVMYIIDMPLYISSTLGLPEKLAGLLMGTAAGLEIPIMLLAGHYARRYGKRRLVQLALVAAVLFYLGLGLFHSRTALMVLQLFNAAFIGIVAGIGMLWFQDLMPGRAGAATTMFTTSISTGMIVAGVIQGSLSERFGHESVYWLALGLAVLALGLTSRVRDV comes from the coding sequence GACTGGCGTGGCCGGAGCGTTACAGGCCCCCACGCTGAGCCTGTTTCTGACGCGTGAGGTACAGGTGCGCCCGTTCTGGGTCGGGCTGTTTTTTACCGTCAACGCTATCGCGGGCATCGTCATCAGCCTGCTGGTGGCGAAACGATCCGATAGTCACGGCGATCGCCGCAAACTGATCCTGTTTTGCTGCCTGATGGCGGTAGCGAATTCAGTGCTGTTTGCCTTCAGCCGTCATTATCTGACGCTGATTACACTGGGCGTGCTGCTGTCAGCGCTGGCCAGCGTGGCGGTACCACAGATATTTGCGCTGGCGCGTGAGTATGCCGACCATTCGGCGCGCGAAGTGGTGATGTTCAGTTCGGTGATGCGTGCGCAGCTGTCGCTGGCATGGGTGATCGGGCCGCCGTTATCCTTCGCGCTGGCGCTGAATTACGGTTTCATCACCTTATTTAGTGTGGCGGCGGTGATTTTTTTGCTCAGTACCGTGCTGATCTGGCGTACCTTGCCATCAGTACCACGCGTTGCGGCTTCCCCCGAGCAGGTGCTGACGCAGCTGAGTCCGTGGAAGGATAGCCAGGTGCGCCTGCTGTTTATCGCTTCGGTGATTATGTGGACCTGCAACGTGATGTATATCATTGATATGCCGCTGTATATCAGCTCCACGCTCGGCCTGCCGGAAAAGCTGGCGGGTTTGCTGATGGGGACAGCAGCAGGGCTAGAGATCCCGATTATGCTGCTGGCCGGACATTATGCGCGCCGTTATGGTAAACGCCGTCTGGTGCAGCTGGCGCTGGTGGCTGCCGTGCTGTTTTACCTTGGGCTGGGGCTGTTCCATTCACGCACGGCGCTGATGGTGTTGCAGCTGTTCAACGCGGCGTTTATCGGCATTGTTGCCGGGATTGGCATGCTCTGGTTTCAGGATCTGATGCCGGGACGCGCCGGAGCGGCGACCACCATGTTTACCACCTCGATTTCCACCGGCATGATCGTGGCGGGGGTGATTCAGGGATCGTTAAGCGAACGCTTCGGGCATGAGTCGGTGTACTGGCTGGCGTTGGGGTTGGCGGTGCTGGCGCTGGGACTGACGTCGCGCGTGCGGGATGTATAA
- the leuD gene encoding 3-isopropylmalate dehydratase small subunit translates to MAKKFTQHTGIVAPLDAANVDTDAIIPKQFLQKVTRTGFGAHLFHDWRFDDDAGTVPTASFVLNKPEYKGTSILLARENFGCGSSREHAPWALTDFGFQVVIAPSFADIFYGNSFNNQLLPVKLSDEEVDEMFKLVASHPGVSFTVDLEAQTVTAGDKSYSFEIDSFRRHCMINGLDSIGLTLQHEASISNYETNQPAFLR, encoded by the coding sequence ATGGCGAAGAAATTTACCCAGCACACCGGGATTGTCGCACCGCTGGATGCAGCGAATGTCGATACCGATGCCATCATTCCGAAGCAGTTCCTGCAAAAAGTGACCCGCACCGGTTTTGGCGCGCACCTGTTCCACGACTGGCGCTTCGATGACGATGCCGGTACCGTGCCGACGGCCAGCTTTGTTTTGAACAAGCCGGAATACAAAGGCACCAGCATTTTGCTGGCGCGTGAAAACTTTGGCTGTGGCTCCTCGCGTGAACACGCCCCGTGGGCACTGACCGATTTCGGTTTCCAGGTGGTGATTGCGCCGAGCTTCGCCGACATCTTCTATGGCAACAGCTTCAACAACCAGCTGCTGCCGGTGAAGCTGAGCGATGAAGAAGTAGATGAGATGTTTAAGCTGGTTGCCAGCCATCCGGGCGTCAGCTTTACCGTTGACCTGGAAGCCCAGACCGTGACCGCCGGTGACAAAAGCTATAGCTTTGAAATCGACAGCTTCCGCCGTCACTGCATGATCAATGGCCTCGATAGCATCGGCCTGACGCTGCAACACGAAGCGTCAATCAGCAACTATGAGACGAACCAACCGGCGTTTTTACGTTAA
- the leuC gene encoding 3-isopropylmalate dehydratase large subunit, with translation MKSLYQKLFDAHVVHEAPNETPLLYIDRHLIHEVTSPQAFDGLRAHGRKVRQPSKTFATMDHNVSTQTKDINASGEMARIQMQELIKNCAEFGIQLYDLNHPFQGIVHVIGPEQGMTLPGMTIVCGDSHTATHGAFGSLAFGIGTSEVEHVFATQTLKQGRAKTMKIEVLGEAAPGITAKDIVLAIIGKTGSAGGTGHVVEFCGPAIEALTMEGRMTLCNMAIEMGAKAGLVAPDDTTFNYLKDKQFAPKGEQWDQAVAYWRTLKSDSDAKFDAVVTLNAADIAPQVTWGTNPGQVMAVDQAIPNPASFADPVERASAEKALAYMDLQPGIKLTDVAIDKVFIGSCTNSRIEDLRAAAAIAKGRHVAPGVVAMVVPGSGPVKAQAEAEGLDKIFLEAGFEWRLPGCSMCLAMNNDRLNPGERCASTSNRNFEGRQGRGGRTHLVSPAMAAAAAVTGRFADIRELTQGA, from the coding sequence ATGAAAAGCTTATACCAGAAGTTATTTGATGCACATGTCGTCCACGAAGCACCGAATGAAACCCCGTTACTGTATATCGATCGTCATTTGATCCATGAAGTCACCTCACCGCAGGCCTTTGATGGCCTGCGCGCTCACGGCCGCAAAGTGCGTCAGCCGTCGAAGACGTTCGCGACCATGGACCACAACGTTTCTACCCAGACCAAAGACATCAACGCCTCGGGCGAGATGGCGCGCATTCAGATGCAGGAGCTGATCAAGAACTGTGCTGAATTCGGTATCCAGCTGTATGACCTGAACCACCCGTTCCAGGGCATCGTGCATGTGATTGGTCCTGAGCAGGGTATGACGCTGCCGGGTATGACGATTGTCTGTGGTGACTCGCACACCGCTACCCACGGTGCCTTTGGTTCACTGGCGTTTGGTATCGGGACGTCCGAAGTAGAGCATGTGTTTGCCACTCAGACCCTGAAACAGGGTCGTGCCAAAACCATGAAGATTGAAGTGCTGGGCGAAGCGGCGCCGGGCATCACCGCGAAAGACATCGTGCTGGCGATTATCGGTAAAACCGGCAGCGCCGGTGGTACCGGACATGTAGTGGAATTCTGTGGCCCGGCGATTGAAGCGCTGACCATGGAAGGCCGCATGACGCTGTGCAACATGGCGATTGAAATGGGTGCCAAAGCGGGCCTGGTTGCGCCGGATGACACCACCTTTAATTACCTGAAAGACAAACAGTTCGCACCGAAAGGCGAGCAATGGGATCAGGCCGTTGCCTACTGGCGTACCCTGAAATCCGACAGCGACGCGAAATTCGACGCCGTGGTCACCCTGAATGCGGCCGATATCGCGCCGCAGGTCACCTGGGGCACCAACCCGGGTCAGGTGATGGCGGTCGATCAGGCCATCCCGAATCCGGCTTCTTTCGCCGATCCGGTTGAACGCGCCTCTGCCGAGAAAGCGCTGGCGTATATGGATCTGCAACCTGGCATCAAACTGACTGACGTGGCTATCGACAAAGTCTTTATCGGTTCCTGCACCAACTCACGTATTGAAGACCTGCGTGCCGCAGCGGCTATCGCCAAAGGACGCCATGTGGCTCCGGGTGTGGTGGCAATGGTGGTGCCGGGTTCTGGTCCGGTGAAAGCACAGGCGGAAGCGGAAGGTCTGGATAAGATTTTCCTCGAAGCCGGTTTTGAATGGCGTCTGCCGGGCTGCTCCATGTGTCTGGCGATGAACAATGACCGTCTGAACCCCGGCGAGCGTTGTGCCTCAACCAGTAACCGTAACTTTGAAGGTCGTCAGGGCCGTGGTGGACGTACCCACCTGGTCAGCCCGGCGATGGCCGCGGCGGCGGCGGTCACGGGCCGTTTTGCCGATATTCGTGAACTGACTCAGGGAGCTTAA
- the leuB gene encoding 3-isopropylmalate dehydrogenase: MTKSFHIAVMPGDGIGPEVMAQAMKVLDAIRTRFDMRITTSEYDVGGIAIDRHGEPLPPASVAGAEQADAILFGSVGGPKWEHLPPAQQPERGALLPLRKHFKLFSNLRPAALYKGLETFCPLRSDIAARGFDILCVRELTGGIYFGQPKGREGSGPHERAFDTEVYHRFEIERIARIAFESARKRRNKVTSVDKANVLQTSVMWREIVNEVAKDYPDVQLSHMYIDNATMQLIKDPSQFDVLLCSNLFGDILSDECAMITGSMGMLPSASLNEEGFGLYEPAGGSAPDIAGQNIANPVAQILSLSLLLRYSLNAAEAADSIERAINRALEAGHRTRDLAGDGQSVSTDEMGSIIARFITEEK, from the coding sequence ATGACTAAGTCTTTTCATATCGCAGTCATGCCGGGCGACGGAATCGGCCCGGAAGTGATGGCGCAGGCCATGAAAGTCCTGGACGCGATTCGCACGCGTTTCGACATGCGTATCACCACCAGCGAATATGATGTGGGCGGTATCGCTATCGATCGTCATGGCGAACCGCTGCCACCCGCATCCGTTGCGGGTGCCGAGCAGGCCGATGCCATCCTGTTTGGTTCAGTTGGCGGCCCGAAATGGGAACACCTGCCTCCTGCGCAGCAGCCAGAGCGCGGTGCGCTGCTGCCGCTGCGTAAACACTTCAAACTGTTCAGCAACCTGCGTCCGGCTGCGCTGTATAAAGGCCTGGAAACATTTTGCCCGTTACGTAGCGACATCGCCGCACGCGGTTTCGACATCCTGTGTGTTCGCGAACTGACTGGCGGCATCTACTTCGGTCAGCCAAAAGGCCGCGAAGGCAGCGGTCCGCATGAGCGCGCATTCGACACCGAGGTGTATCACCGTTTTGAGATCGAACGTATTGCCCGCATTGCCTTTGAATCTGCGCGCAAACGTCGCAACAAGGTGACGTCGGTCGATAAAGCCAACGTGTTGCAGACTTCAGTGATGTGGCGCGAGATCGTCAATGAAGTGGCGAAGGATTACCCGGATGTGCAGCTGAGCCATATGTACATCGACAACGCCACCATGCAGCTGATTAAAGATCCCTCACAGTTTGACGTGCTGCTGTGTTCTAACCTGTTTGGCGACATCCTGTCGGATGAATGCGCCATGATCACCGGTTCCATGGGCATGCTGCCGTCAGCCAGTCTGAACGAAGAAGGCTTCGGTCTGTACGAGCCAGCGGGCGGTTCCGCGCCAGATATCGCCGGTCAGAACATTGCTAACCCGGTTGCTCAGATCCTCTCGTTGTCCCTGCTGCTGCGCTATAGCCTGAATGCCGCTGAGGCTGCCGACAGCATTGAGCGCGCCATCAACCGCGCGCTGGAAGCGGGTCATCGCACCCGTGATTTGGCCGGTGACGGCCAATCCGTGAGCACCGATGAAATGGGCAGCATCATTGCCCGTTTCATCACCGAGGAAAAATAA
- the leuA gene encoding 2-isopropylmalate synthase — protein sequence MSQQVIIFDTTLRDGEQALQASLSVKEKLQIALALERMGVDVMEVGFPVSSPGDFESVQTIARTIKNSRVCGLARCVEKDIDAAYESLRVAEAFRIHTFIATSPMHIATKLRSTLPEVIERAVHMIKRARNYTNDVEFSCEDGGRTPIDDLCRMVEAAINAGATTINIPDTVGYTLPHEYANIISQLVNRVPNIDKAILSVHTHDDLGMATGNAIAAVMAGARQVEGTLNGLGERAGNCALEEVIMAIKTRQQIMNVHTNIKHQEIYRTSQTVSQICNMPIPANKAVVGSNAFAHSSGIHQDGVLKNRENYEILTPESIGLHKIQLNLTSRSGRAAVKHRMEEMGYKETDYNLDTLYDAFLKLADKKGQVFDYDLEALAFINKQNEEPEHFQLKEFNVQTGSSVTATASVQLGCGEETKADAATGNGPVDAVYQAINRITGFEAELVNYKLTAKGHGENALGQVDIVVNYNNRKFHGVGLATDIVESSAKAMVNALNNIWRAKQVEKELQRKFKEQKETV from the coding sequence ATGAGCCAGCAAGTTATTATTTTCGATACCACTCTGCGTGATGGCGAGCAGGCATTACAGGCCAGCCTGAGTGTTAAAGAAAAACTGCAGATCGCCCTGGCGCTGGAACGTATGGGCGTGGACGTGATGGAAGTCGGTTTCCCGGTCTCCTCACCAGGCGATTTTGAATCGGTTCAAACCATCGCACGCACCATCAAAAACAGCCGCGTCTGCGGACTGGCACGTTGCGTTGAGAAGGATATCGATGCCGCTTACGAATCCCTGCGCGTCGCTGAAGCGTTCCGTATCCATACCTTTATCGCCACTTCGCCGATGCACATCGCCACCAAGTTGCGTAGCACGCTGCCCGAGGTGATTGAGCGCGCAGTGCATATGATCAAACGCGCCCGCAACTACACCAACGACGTAGAGTTCTCCTGCGAAGATGGTGGCCGCACGCCGATTGATGACCTGTGCCGTATGGTGGAAGCCGCGATCAACGCCGGTGCCACCACCATCAATATCCCGGATACCGTGGGTTACACCCTGCCACACGAGTACGCCAACATCATCAGCCAACTGGTGAATCGCGTACCGAATATCGATAAAGCCATCCTGTCCGTGCATACCCACGATGACCTGGGTATGGCCACCGGCAACGCCATTGCCGCCGTGATGGCAGGTGCACGCCAGGTTGAAGGTACGCTGAACGGCCTGGGTGAGCGTGCCGGTAACTGTGCGCTGGAAGAAGTGATCATGGCGATTAAAACCCGCCAGCAGATCATGAACGTGCACACCAATATCAAACATCAGGAAATCTACCGTACCAGCCAGACTGTCAGCCAGATCTGCAACATGCCGATCCCGGCTAACAAAGCGGTGGTCGGTTCCAACGCCTTCGCCCACTCCTCCGGTATCCATCAGGATGGTGTGCTGAAAAACCGCGAAAACTACGAAATTCTGACGCCGGAATCCATCGGCCTGCACAAAATCCAGCTCAACCTGACCTCGCGTTCTGGTCGCGCGGCGGTGAAACACCGTATGGAAGAGATGGGTTACAAAGAGACCGACTACAACCTGGATACCCTGTACGACGCGTTCCTGAAACTGGCTGATAAGAAAGGCCAGGTGTTTGATTACGATCTGGAAGCGCTGGCCTTCATCAACAAACAGAATGAAGAACCGGAACATTTCCAGTTGAAAGAATTCAACGTGCAGACCGGTTCCAGCGTCACGGCTACCGCGTCAGTACAGCTGGGCTGCGGCGAAGAAACCAAAGCTGACGCCGCCACCGGCAACGGCCCGGTCGATGCCGTCTACCAGGCGATTAACCGTATCACCGGTTTTGAAGCTGAACTGGTGAACTACAAGCTCACGGCTAAAGGCCACGGCGAGAACGCGCTGGGTCAGGTCGATATCGTGGTGAACTACAACAATCGCAAATTCCACGGCGTGGGTCTGGCGACCGATATCGTCGAATCTTCCGCTAAAGCGATGGTGAACGCCCTGAACAATATCTGGCGTGCTAAGCAGGTGGAAAAAGAATTGCAGCGTAAATTTAAAGAACAGAAGGAAACGGTGTAA
- the leuL gene encoding leu operon leader peptide, translating to MSRSFRLPGLLLNASPLRGRLVGGIDN from the coding sequence ATGTCCCGTTCTTTCCGTCTACCTGGTCTACTACTAAACGCATCCCCATTGCGCGGTAGACTCGTGGGCGGAATCGACAACTGA
- the ilvI gene encoding acetolactate synthase 3 large subunit has product MEMLSGAEMVVRSLIDQGVKQVFGYPGGAVLDIYDALQTVGGIDHVLVRHEQGAVHMADGLARATGEVGVVLVTSGPGATNAITGIATAYMDSIPMVVLSGQVPSSLIGYDAFQECDMVGISRPVVKHSFLVKSTEEIPTVIKKAFWLAASGRPGPVVIDLPKDILNPANKLPYVWPESVSMRSYNPTIQGHKGQIKRALQTLLAAHNPVMYVGGGAITSGCEAELLQLAETLNIPVTTSLMGLGAFPGTHRQCVGMLGMHGTYEANMTMHNADLIFGIGVRFDDRTTNNLAKYCPNATVMHIDVDPTSISKTVAADIPIVGDAKQTLSQMLELLAQTDVKQELDSLRDWWQRIDGWRSRKCLEFDRTSDKIKPQAVIETICRLTKGEAYVTSDVGQHQMFAALYYQFDKPRRWINSGGLGTMGFGLPAALGVKMALPEETVICVTGDGSIQMNIQELSTALQYDLPVLVLNLNNRFLGMVKQWQDMIYSGRHSQSYMESLPDFVRLAEAYGHVGIAIQHPAELEEKLTQALETLAKGRLVFVDVTVDGSEHVYPMQIRGGGMDEMWLSKTERT; this is encoded by the coding sequence ATGGAGATGTTGTCAGGAGCCGAAATGGTCGTCCGTTCGTTAATCGATCAGGGCGTTAAACAGGTATTCGGTTATCCGGGCGGAGCGGTGCTCGATATTTATGACGCTCTGCAAACGGTCGGCGGTATCGACCACGTATTAGTTCGCCATGAACAGGGCGCTGTGCATATGGCTGATGGCCTGGCGCGTGCGACCGGCGAAGTCGGTGTCGTGCTGGTGACTTCGGGTCCTGGTGCCACCAATGCCATAACCGGTATTGCGACCGCCTATATGGACTCCATTCCGATGGTGGTTCTGTCTGGTCAGGTGCCGTCTTCGCTTATCGGCTATGACGCTTTCCAGGAGTGCGACATGGTCGGGATCTCCCGTCCGGTGGTGAAGCACAGCTTCCTGGTGAAAAGCACCGAAGAGATCCCAACCGTCATCAAAAAAGCCTTCTGGCTGGCAGCCAGTGGCCGTCCGGGACCGGTGGTTATCGATCTGCCGAAAGATATTCTTAACCCGGCCAATAAACTGCCCTACGTCTGGCCGGAATCGGTCAGCATGCGTTCTTACAACCCGACGATTCAGGGCCACAAAGGACAGATTAAGCGCGCGTTGCAGACCCTGCTGGCTGCGCATAATCCGGTGATGTACGTGGGTGGCGGGGCGATTACCTCAGGTTGTGAAGCGGAACTGCTGCAACTGGCGGAAACGCTGAACATTCCGGTCACCACTTCATTGATGGGGCTGGGCGCATTCCCGGGTACTCACCGTCAGTGCGTCGGGATGCTCGGCATGCACGGCACCTATGAAGCCAACATGACCATGCATAACGCCGATCTGATTTTCGGTATCGGCGTGCGCTTCGATGACCGCACCACCAACAATCTGGCGAAGTATTGCCCGAATGCCACGGTGATGCATATCGACGTTGACCCGACCTCGATTTCCAAAACCGTCGCGGCGGATATTCCGATCGTCGGTGATGCGAAACAAACGCTTTCGCAAATGCTGGAGTTGCTGGCGCAGACCGACGTGAAGCAGGAGCTCGACAGCCTGCGTGACTGGTGGCAACGCATTGACGGCTGGCGCAGCCGCAAATGCCTCGAATTTGATCGCACCAGCGACAAAATCAAACCGCAGGCGGTGATCGAAACCATCTGTCGTTTGACCAAAGGCGAGGCTTACGTGACCTCAGACGTCGGTCAGCACCAGATGTTTGCCGCGCTGTATTATCAGTTTGATAAGCCGCGTCGCTGGATCAACTCCGGTGGCCTCGGCACCATGGGCTTTGGCCTGCCTGCTGCGCTGGGTGTGAAGATGGCGCTGCCGGAAGAAACCGTTATCTGTGTCACCGGCGACGGCAGTATCCAGATGAACATTCAGGAACTCTCAACCGCGCTGCAATACGATTTGCCGGTGCTGGTGCTGAACCTGAATAACCGCTTCCTTGGCATGGTGAAGCAGTGGCAGGACATGATCTACTCTGGCCGCCATTCGCAATCTTACATGGAATCACTGCCGGACTTCGTGCGTCTCGCTGAGGCTTATGGTCACGTGGGTATCGCGATTCAACATCCGGCTGAGCTGGAAGAGAAACTGACGCAGGCGCTGGAGACCCTGGCGAAAGGGCGTCTGGTGTTTGTTGATGTGACCGTGGATGGCAGCGAGCACGTTTACCCGATGCAGATTCGTGGTGGCGGTATGGACGAGATGTGGTTGAGCAAAACGGAGAGGACATAA
- the ilvN gene encoding acetolactate synthase small subunit, whose protein sequence is MRRILSVLLENESGALSRVIGLFSQRGYNIESLTVAPTDDPTLSRMTIQTVGDAKVLEQIEKQLHKLVDVLRVSELGQGAYVEREIMLVKIQASGYGREEVKRSTEIFRGQIIDVTPTLYTVQLAGTSDKLDAFLNTVRDVAEIVEVARSGIVGVSRGERIMR, encoded by the coding sequence ATGCGTCGCATTTTATCGGTACTGCTGGAGAACGAATCCGGCGCATTGTCCCGCGTGATTGGCCTGTTTTCGCAGCGTGGCTACAACATCGAAAGTCTGACGGTTGCCCCGACTGACGATCCCACCCTGTCGCGCATGACGATTCAAACCGTCGGTGATGCCAAGGTGCTGGAGCAGATCGAGAAGCAGCTCCACAAGCTGGTGGACGTGTTACGTGTCAGCGAGCTGGGGCAGGGTGCCTACGTTGAACGTGAAATCATGCTGGTGAAAATCCAGGCTTCGGGCTATGGCCGCGAAGAAGTGAAGCGTAGTACGGAAATTTTCCGTGGGCAGATCATCGACGTGACGCCGACGCTGTACACGGTTCAGCTGGCGGGTACCAGTGACAAACTGGATGCGTTCCTGAACACTGTGCGCGACGTCGCGGAGATCGTGGAAGTGGCGCGTTCTGGTATCGTCGGCGTGTCTCGCGGCGAGCGCATCATGCGTTAA
- the cra gene encoding catabolite repressor/activator — MKLDEIARLAGVSRTTASYVINGKARQYRVSDKTVEKVMAVVREYNYHPNAVAAGLRAGRTRSIGLVIPDLENTSYTRIANYLERQARQRGYQLLIACSEDQPDNEMRCIEHLLQRQVDAIIVSTSLPPEHPFYQRWINDPLPIIALDRALDREHFTSVVGADQDDAQTLGAELRQLPVKNVLFLGALPELSVSFLREMGFREAWKGDERPIDYIYCNSFERTAAAALFEKYLEDHPMPEALFTTSFGLLQGVMDVTLKRDGRLPTDLAIATFGDHELLDFLECPVLAVGQRHRDVAERVLELVLASLDEPRKPKPGLTRIRRNLFRRGQLSRRTK; from the coding sequence GTGAAACTGGATGAAATCGCGCGCCTGGCTGGCGTGTCGCGCACCACGGCCAGCTACGTCATTAATGGCAAAGCACGGCAATATCGTGTCAGCGACAAAACCGTCGAGAAAGTGATGGCGGTGGTGCGTGAGTACAATTACCACCCGAATGCCGTGGCGGCGGGTTTGCGCGCCGGACGTACCCGTTCGATTGGTCTGGTGATCCCCGATCTGGAAAATACCAGCTATACGCGTATCGCCAACTATCTGGAACGCCAGGCACGGCAGCGTGGCTATCAGCTGTTGATCGCCTGCTCGGAAGATCAGCCTGACAATGAAATGCGCTGCATCGAACATTTGTTGCAGCGTCAGGTAGATGCGATCATCGTCTCCACGTCGCTGCCGCCGGAACATCCGTTTTATCAGCGCTGGATCAACGATCCTCTGCCGATTATCGCGTTGGATCGCGCGCTGGATCGTGAACACTTCACCAGCGTGGTCGGTGCCGATCAGGATGATGCCCAGACGCTGGGCGCTGAATTGCGTCAGCTGCCGGTGAAAAATGTCCTGTTTCTCGGTGCGCTGCCGGAGCTGTCAGTAAGTTTCCTGCGTGAAATGGGCTTCCGTGAAGCCTGGAAGGGCGACGAGCGTCCGATTGATTATATCTACTGCAACAGCTTTGAACGCACGGCGGCGGCGGCCTTGTTTGAGAAGTATCTGGAAGATCATCCGATGCCGGAAGCGTTGTTCACCACCTCCTTTGGCCTGTTGCAGGGCGTTATGGATGTCACGCTGAAACGTGACGGGCGTTTACCGACCGACCTGGCGATTGCCACGTTTGGCGATCATGAGTTACTGGATTTCCTTGAGTGTCCGGTACTGGCGGTGGGACAGCGTCATCGTGATGTTGCCGAGCGCGTTCTGGAGCTGGTTTTAGCCTCGCTGGATGAACCGCGAAAACCGAAGCCAGGTTTAACCCGAATTCGCCGTAATTTATTCCGTCGTGGTCAATTAAGTCGCCGGACAAAATGA